In Phyllopteryx taeniolatus isolate TA_2022b chromosome 22, UOR_Ptae_1.2, whole genome shotgun sequence, one DNA window encodes the following:
- the anks1b gene encoding ankyrin repeat and sterile alpha motif domain-containing protein 1B isoform X14: MQADARRRQRSNDNYFDDVPRSKLERQMAQVSMVSERRRREALFCISRRLIGSRRQAGEWCEPITLRPPNEATSSTPVQYWQHHPEKLIFQSCDYEAYYLGSMLVKELRGTESTHDACAKMRKSTEQMKKVPTIVLSVSYKGVKFIDATNKNIIAEHEIRNISCAAQDPEDLSTFAYITKDLKSSHHYCHVFTAFDVNLAYEIILTLGQAFEVAYQLALQARKSGHGSSTLPESFDGKPGKPVPKPRGLNVRKSMEQASMEQKGHANVPWIVEPGQEAKRGVNTKAVADAHVFYCGNQRM; encoded by the exons ATGCAGGCGGACGCGCGGCGCCGGCAGCGCAGCAACGACAACTACTTCGACGACGTGCCGCGATCCAAACTGGAGCGGCAGATGGCCCAAGTCAGCATGGTGAGCGAGCGCCGCCGCCGAGAGGCTCTCTTCTGTATCTCCCGACGCCTGATTGGCTCTCGTCGGCAGGCGGGCGAGTGGTGCGAGCCCATCACGTTGCGTCCGCCCAACGAGGCCACCTCGTCCACACCGGTTCAGTACTGGCAGCACCACCCCGAGAAGCTCATCTTCCAGTCGTGCGACTACGAAGCCTAC tacctGGGCTCCATGCTGGTGAAGGAGCTGAGGGGCACCGAGTCCACGCACGACGCCTGTGCCAAGATGAGG AAGTCGACGGAGCAGATGAAGAAAGTGCCCACCATCGTCCTCTCCGTGTCCTACAAGGGAGTCAAGTTCATCGACGCCACTAATAAG AACATCATCGCCGAGCACGAGATCCGCAACATCTCGTGCGCCGCTCAGGACCCCGAGGACCTGTCCACCTTCGCCTACATCACCAAAGACCTCAAGTCCAGCCACCACTACTGCCACGTCTTCACCGCCTTCGACGTG AATCTGGCGTACGAGATCATCCTGACGCTGGGCCAGGCCTTCGAGGTGGCCTACCAGCTGGCCCTGCAAGCGCGCAAGAGCGGCCACGGCTCGTCCACGCTGCCCGAGAGCTTCGACGGCAAGCCCGGCAAACCCGTGCCCAAGCCGCGCGGCCTCAACGTCCGCAAGTCG ATGGAGCAGGCGTCCATGGAGCAGAAGGGCCACGCCAACGTGCCGTGGATAGTGGAGCCGGGTCAGGAGGCCAAGAGAGGAGTCAACACCAA GGCAGTGGCGGACGCTCATGTCTTTTACTGTGGAAATCAAAGAATGTAG
- the dram1 gene encoding DNA damage-regulated autophagy modulator protein 1 isoform X1 produces the protein MWWLTQGSCALPVFLVAWSSSTFIVPYVIALFRRDVDVLFPYISDTGANPPESCIFGLMTFVSACAGKRKANENGPKKRKLHLRACVPVRAGMATVYSRFKFVEKLSEAASARLNKTSLVLGMLACLGMCVVATFQETTVTAVHDIGALLFFVSGILYVLLQSVISYQAFPRSSSAAVCRARLAVAVVATLALFPTVICAFFVKQTDLHRDAGSKDYPFHMASAVCEWIVAFSFICFFLTYIDDFKLFTLRVKAELL, from the exons ATGTGGTGGCTCACGCAAGGCTCGTGCGCGTTGCCCGTCTTTCTGGTGGCGTGGTCCTCGTCCACGTTCATCGTGCCCTACGTCATCGCGCTGTTCAGACGCGACGTGGACGTGCTGTTCCCTTACATCAG TGACACAGGAGCGAACCCACCAGAGAGCTGCATATTCGGCTTGATgacgtttgtgtctgcatgcgCAG GAAAACGAAAGGCGAATGAGAACGGCCCCAAAAAACGAAAACTGCACCTGCGTGCCTGTGTGCCTGTGCGTGCAGGCATGGCGACCGTTTACAGCAGGTTCAAGTTTGTGGAGAAGCTGAGCGAGGCGGCGAGTGCGCGGCTGAACAAGACTTCGCTGGTGCTGGGAATGCTCGCCTGCTTGGGAATGTGCGTGGTCGCCACGTTCCAG GAGACGACGGTGACGGCGGTTCACGACATCGGGGCCTTGCTCTTCTTCGTCTCGGGCATCCTCTACGTCCTCCTGCAGTCCGTCATTTCCTACCAGGCCTTCCCGCGCAGCTCGTCGGCGGCGGTGTGCCGGGCGCGGCTGGCCGTGGCCGTCGTCGCCACTCTGGCGCTCTTCCCGA CTGTCATTTGCGCGTTTTTCGTGAAGCAAACGGACCTGCACAGAGACGCGGGGAGCAAG GACTATCCGTTCCACATGGCCAGCGCCGTGTGCGAGTGGATCGTGGCCTTCAGCTTCATCTGCTTCTTCCTCACCTACATTGACGACTTTAAA CTGTTTACGTTGCGGGTGAAGGCCGAGCTGCTGTAG
- the dram1 gene encoding DNA damage-regulated autophagy modulator protein 1 isoform X2, translated as MWWLTQGSCALPVFLVAWSSSTFIVPYVIALFRRDVDVLFPYISDTGANPPESCIFGLMTFVSACAGMATVYSRFKFVEKLSEAASARLNKTSLVLGMLACLGMCVVATFQETTVTAVHDIGALLFFVSGILYVLLQSVISYQAFPRSSSAAVCRARLAVAVVATLALFPTVICAFFVKQTDLHRDAGSKDYPFHMASAVCEWIVAFSFICFFLTYIDDFKLFTLRVKAELL; from the exons ATGTGGTGGCTCACGCAAGGCTCGTGCGCGTTGCCCGTCTTTCTGGTGGCGTGGTCCTCGTCCACGTTCATCGTGCCCTACGTCATCGCGCTGTTCAGACGCGACGTGGACGTGCTGTTCCCTTACATCAG TGACACAGGAGCGAACCCACCAGAGAGCTGCATATTCGGCTTGATgacgtttgtgtctgcatgcgCAG GCATGGCGACCGTTTACAGCAGGTTCAAGTTTGTGGAGAAGCTGAGCGAGGCGGCGAGTGCGCGGCTGAACAAGACTTCGCTGGTGCTGGGAATGCTCGCCTGCTTGGGAATGTGCGTGGTCGCCACGTTCCAG GAGACGACGGTGACGGCGGTTCACGACATCGGGGCCTTGCTCTTCTTCGTCTCGGGCATCCTCTACGTCCTCCTGCAGTCCGTCATTTCCTACCAGGCCTTCCCGCGCAGCTCGTCGGCGGCGGTGTGCCGGGCGCGGCTGGCCGTGGCCGTCGTCGCCACTCTGGCGCTCTTCCCGA CTGTCATTTGCGCGTTTTTCGTGAAGCAAACGGACCTGCACAGAGACGCGGGGAGCAAG GACTATCCGTTCCACATGGCCAGCGCCGTGTGCGAGTGGATCGTGGCCTTCAGCTTCATCTGCTTCTTCCTCACCTACATTGACGACTTTAAA CTGTTTACGTTGCGGGTGAAGGCCGAGCTGCTGTAG
- the gnptab gene encoding N-acetylglucosamine-1-phosphotransferase subunits alpha/beta isoform X2 codes for MDSFNASVQKEARQLRRRAMVVVNSVLKLLQRQTYTCLSHRYGLYLCFGGIVLMIVSAFQFGEVVVEWSRDQYHVLFDSYRDNLGGKSFQSRLCLPMPIDVVYTWVNGTDVALLRELKAVREQLAEEQRAMRERLGENASETTEEPKVRAKAECLLSHCIVAPMLALDPALPPNATLQELPSLSPSLAGAKQLLPLRKPVHPSTAASVLVFNSQADAEKAYIDAFKEDKKFSVSRCYLTTDKEAPGLIRMQTLAYLSGFPGSFKETEQLRAKLPSFVTDKIKQFELYSEASIALLHLNGPQDFRDLMQKSKKNLTLDGKELTISPAYLFWDLTAISQSKQDEDVSASRFEDNEELRYSLRSVEKHAPWVRHVFVVTNGQIPSWLNLDNPRVSVVTHQELFLNRSHLPTFSSPAIESHIHRIPGLSQKFIYLNDDVMFGKDVWPDDFYSHSKGQKVYLTWPVPNCAEGCPGSWIKDGYCDKACNNSACDWDGGDCTGAAGSSRFPGGVGAGGPGGAGGQVWQFAGGQGGLAGASYCNQGCATSWLADKFCDQACNVLSCGFDVGDCGTDHFGELHRATLLSNQSAYMLPVGEIRPYFSFERLAYRVSEAHVIDNPVVRHTSVANKWKTIHLLLHAGHNATVVQYNVTFQKEDNTAFTKLFSVAVDTRQLPQVNGTQTGRESSSRKPPVMTEQPFLFSDVPEDKRGPKIQRKQPDELEAIVEVPAFNGSLLPAPLRSELQKLDEKLLKGDITLKGYNLTKARLLATHREERDREELDVPPAVERPKTSKLLRHITKVKSTERQLEPPHVAPVGRRLQHYVPADRGFLPWEKKKYFQDLLEEEERLQTALAYDIAGGGGRKLQDTFADSLRHVNKLLNRQFGFASRKVPAHMPHMIDRLVMQELQDTFPDDFDKTSAHRVRHSDDMQFAFSYFYFLMSTQQQLNVSEVFDEVDTDRSGVLSDREIRTLATRIHELPLSLQDLTSLEQMLINCSKTLPRNLSELHLVNPTQEAYYDHSMPPVTKGLIVYCTPITERIRKASVDQNKYKFEIKGEEDIAFKMVRTNVSHVVGQLDDIRKNPRKFICLNDNIDHAHKDAATVKAVLRDFYDSMFPLPSQFELPREYRNRFLHMDELQEWRVYRDKLKFWTHCVLVTLVAFTVMSFFAEQLIHFKRKLFPRRKTPKDDNPERV; via the exons ATGGACAGCTTCAATGCTTCGGTGCAGAAGGAAGCACGTCAGTTACGAAG GAGAGCCATGGTAGTCGTCAACTCGGTGCTGAAGCTGCTTCAGAGGCAGACGTACACCTGCCTGTCCCACCGCTATGGACTCTACCTCTGCTTCGGAGGCATCGTCCTCATGATCGTGTCTGCGTTCCAGTTCGGGGAG GTTGTGGTGGAGTGGAGCCGGGACCAGTACCATGTTCTCTTTGACTCCTACAGAGACAATTTGGGTGGCAAATCCTTTCAAAGCAG GCTCTGCCTGCCCATGCCCATCGATGTGGTGTACACGTGGGTGAACGGCACCGACGTGGCCCTGCTGAGGGAACTGAAGGCAGTGAGAGAGCAACTGGCGGAGGAACAGAGAGCGATGAG GGAACGTCTGGGGGAAAATGCAAGCGAAACGACAGAAGAGCCGAAAGTCAG GGCCAAAGCGGAATGCTTGCTGTCCCACTGCATCGTGGCGCCCATGCTGGCGCTGGATCCCGCCCTGCCGCCCAACGCCACGCTGCAGGAGCTGCCGTCGCTCTCGCCCTCGCTGGCGGGCGCCAAGCAGCTGCTGCCGCTCCGCAAGCCGGTTCACCCGTCCACTGCGGCCTCCGTACTGGTCTTCAATTCTCAGGCTGACG CTGAGAAAGCCTACATTGACGCATTCAAGGAAGACAAGAAATTCTCCGTGTCCAGATGTTACCTG ACCACAGACAAAGAGGCTCCGGGTCTGATCCGCATGCAGACGCTGGCCTACCTCAGCGGCTTCCCGGGCTCCTTCAAGGAGACGGAGCAGCTGCGGGCCAAACTGCCCTCTTTTGTCACTGACAAGATAAAGCAG TTTGAGTTGTACTCTGAGGCCAGCATCGCTCTGCTCCACCTCAACGGCCCGCAGGACTTCAGAGACCTCATGCAGAAGTCCAAGAAGAACCTGACGCTGGACGGGAAGGAGCTGACCATCAGCCCCGCCTACCTCTTCTGGGACCTGACCGCCATCTCGCAG TCCAAGCAGGACGAGGACGTCTCGGCCAGCCGCTTCGAGGACAACGAGGAGCTGCGCTACTCTCTGCGGTCCGTGGAGAAACACGCCCCCTGGGTGCGACACGTCTTTGTGGTCACCAACGGGCAGATTCCCTCCTGGCTCAACCTGGATAACCCTCGTGTTTCGGTTGTCACGCATCAG GAGCTGTTCTTGAACCGCAGCCACCTCCCTACGTTCAGCTCGCCGGCCATCGAGAGCCACATCCACCGCATCCCGGGACTCTCGCAGAAGTTCATTTACCTCAACGACGACGTGATGTTCGGCAAAGACGTCTGGCCGGACGACTTCTACAGCCATTCAAAGGGACAGAAG GTGTATCTCACCTGGCCTGTTCCCAATTGTGCGGAAGGCTGTCCGGGATCCTGGATCAAAGATGGCTATTGTGACAAGGCGTGCAACAACTCGGCGTGTGACTGGGACGGAGGAGACTGCACAG GGGCCGCGGGCAGCAGCAGATTCCCGGGTGGGGTCGGCGCCGGCGGTCCCGGCGGAGCCGGCGGGCAGGTGTGGCAGTTTGCCGGCGGTCAAGGCGGCCTGGCCGGAGCCTCGTACTGTAACCAAGGTTGCGCCACCTCCTGGCTGGCAGACAAATTCTGTGACCAAGCCTGCAACGTGCTCTCTTGCGGCTTCGACGTGGGCGACTGCGGCACAG ACCACTTTGGAGAGCTGCACCGTGCCACCCTGCTGAGTAACCAGAGCGCGTACATGCTCCCCGTTGGAGAGATCAGACCTTATTTCAGCTTCGAACGGCTGGCTTACAG GGTGTCGGAGGCCCACGTGATCGACAACCCGGTGGTGCGTCACACCTCCGTGGCCAACAAGTGGAAGACCATCCACCTGCTGCTCCACGCCGGCCACAACGCCACCGTGGTCCAGTACAATGtcaccttccaaaaagaggACAACACGGCGTTTACCAAGCTCTTTAGCGTGGCCGTCGACACGCGTCAGCTTCCGCAGGTCAACGGGACGCAGACCGGCAGGGAAAGTTCCAGCCGGAAGCCTCCCGTGATGACGGAACAGCCCTTCCTTTTCTCGGATGTACCCGAGGACAAGAGGGGTCCCAAGATCCAGAGGAAGCAGCCAGATGAACTCGAGGCCATCGTAGAAGTTCCCGCGTTCAACGGGTCGCTCTTGCCGGCCCCTTTGCGGAGCGAGCTGCAGAAGCTGGATGAGAAGCTCCTCAAAGGAGACATCACCCTGAAGGGTTACAACCTCACCAAGGCTCGCCTGCTGGCCACCCACCGCGAAGAACGTGACAGAGAGGAACTTGACGTTCCTCCCGCGGTGGAGAGGCCCAAAACCTCCAAGCTGCTGAGGCACATTACCAAAGTGAAGAGCACCGAGCGGCAATTGGAGCCCCCCCACGTTGCTCCAGTGGGGAGGAGGCTCCAACACTACGTCCCCGCTGACAGAGGCTTCTTGCCGTGGGAGAAGAAGAAGTACTTCCAAGACCTGCTGGAG GAAGAAGAGCGTCTGCAGACGGCCCTGGCGTACGACATTGCCGGCGGCGGCGGACGCAAGCTGCAGGACACGTTTGCCGACTCGCTGCGCCACGTCAACAAGCTGCTCAACCGCCAGTTTGGCTTCGCGTCTCGCAAAGTCCCCGCGCACATGCCGCATATGATCGACAGGCTGGTCATGCAGGAGCTGCAGGACAC ATTCCCGGATGATTTTGACAAGACATCCGCCCACCGTGTGCGCCACTCGGACGATATGCAGTTTGCCTTCTCCTACTTCTACTTCCTGATGAGCACTCAGCAGCAGCTCAACGTCTCGGAGGTGTTCGACGAGGTCGATACCGACCGCTCTGGCGTTCTGTCCGATCGCGAGATTCGGACTCTCGCCACGAGGATCCACGAGCTGCCTCTCAGCCTCCAG GACCTGACAAGTTTGGAGCAGATGTTGATCAACTGCTCGAAGACACTCCCGAGGAACCTGAGCGAGCTCCACCTGGTGAACCCCACACAGGAGGCCTACTACGACCACAGCATG CCGCCGGTCACGAAAGGCCTCATCGTGTACTGCACGCCCATCACGGAGCGCATTCGCAAAGCCTCCGTGGACCAGAACAAGTACAA GTTTGAGATCAAGGGCGAGGAGGACATCGCGTTCAAGATGGTCCGCACCAACGTGTCGCACGTGGTGGGCCAATTGGACGACATCAGGAAGAATCCCAG GAAGTTCATCTGTCTGAACGACAACATCGACCACGCCCACAAGGACGCCGCCACCGTGAAGGCGGTGCTGAGAGACTTCTACGACTCCATGTTCCCGCTGCCGTCCCAGTTTGAGCTGCCCAGGGAATACCGCAACCGCTTCCTCCACATGGACGAGCTCCAGGAATG
- the gnptab gene encoding N-acetylglucosamine-1-phosphotransferase subunits alpha/beta isoform X1, with protein sequence MDSFNASVQKEARQLRRRAMVVVNSVLKLLQRQTYTCLSHRYGLYLCFGGIVLMIVSAFQFGEVVVEWSRDQYHVLFDSYRDNLGGKSFQSRLCLPMPIDVVYTWVNGTDVALLRELKAVREQLAEEQRAMRERLGENASETTEEPKVRAKAECLLSHCIVAPMLALDPALPPNATLQELPSLSPSLAGAKQLLPLRKPVHPSTAASVLVFNSQADAEKAYIDAFKEDKKFSVSRCYLTTDKEAPGLIRMQTLAYLSGFPGSFKETEQLRAKLPSFVTDKIKQFELYSEASIALLHLNGPQDFRDLMQKSKKNLTLDGKELTISPAYLFWDLTAISQSKQDEDVSASRFEDNEELRYSLRSVEKHAPWVRHVFVVTNGQIPSWLNLDNPRVSVVTHQELFLNRSHLPTFSSPAIESHIHRIPGLSQKFIYLNDDVMFGKDVWPDDFYSHSKGQKVYLTWPVPNCAEGCPGSWIKDGYCDKACNNSACDWDGGDCTGAAGSSRFPGGVGAGGPGGAGGQVWQFAGGQGGLAGASYCNQGCATSWLADKFCDQACNVLSCGFDVGDCGTDHFGELHRATLLSNQSAYMLPVGEIRPYFSFERLAYRVSEAHVIDNPVVRHTSVANKWKTIHLLLHAGHNATVVQYNVTFQKEDNTAFTKLFSVAVDTRQLPQVNGTQTGRESSSRKPPVMTEQPFLFSDVPEDKRGPKIQRKQPDELEAIVEVPAFNGSLLPAPLRSELQKLDEKLLKGDITLKGYNLTKARLLATHREERDREELDVPPAVERPKTSKLLRHITKVKSTERQLEPPHVAPVGRRLQHYVPADRGFLPWEKKKYFQDLLEEEERLQTALAYDIAGGGGRKLQDTFADSLRHVNKLLNRQFGFASRKVPAHMPHMIDRLVMQELQDTFPDDFDKTSAHRVRHSDDMQFAFSYFYFLMSTQQQLNVSEVFDEVDTDRSGVLSDREIRTLATRIHELPLSLQDLTSLEQMLINCSKTLPRNLSELHLVNPTQEAYYDHSMPPVTKGLIVYCTPITERIRKASVDQNKYKFEIKGEEDIAFKMVRTNVSHVVGQLDDIRKNPRKFICLNDNIDHAHKDAATVKAVLRDFYDSMFPLPSQFELPREYRNRFLHMDELQEWRVYRDKLKFWTHCVLVTLVAFTVMSFFAEQRCSSITLVSSRTPIFSQLIHFKRKLFPRRKTPKDDNPERV encoded by the exons ATGGACAGCTTCAATGCTTCGGTGCAGAAGGAAGCACGTCAGTTACGAAG GAGAGCCATGGTAGTCGTCAACTCGGTGCTGAAGCTGCTTCAGAGGCAGACGTACACCTGCCTGTCCCACCGCTATGGACTCTACCTCTGCTTCGGAGGCATCGTCCTCATGATCGTGTCTGCGTTCCAGTTCGGGGAG GTTGTGGTGGAGTGGAGCCGGGACCAGTACCATGTTCTCTTTGACTCCTACAGAGACAATTTGGGTGGCAAATCCTTTCAAAGCAG GCTCTGCCTGCCCATGCCCATCGATGTGGTGTACACGTGGGTGAACGGCACCGACGTGGCCCTGCTGAGGGAACTGAAGGCAGTGAGAGAGCAACTGGCGGAGGAACAGAGAGCGATGAG GGAACGTCTGGGGGAAAATGCAAGCGAAACGACAGAAGAGCCGAAAGTCAG GGCCAAAGCGGAATGCTTGCTGTCCCACTGCATCGTGGCGCCCATGCTGGCGCTGGATCCCGCCCTGCCGCCCAACGCCACGCTGCAGGAGCTGCCGTCGCTCTCGCCCTCGCTGGCGGGCGCCAAGCAGCTGCTGCCGCTCCGCAAGCCGGTTCACCCGTCCACTGCGGCCTCCGTACTGGTCTTCAATTCTCAGGCTGACG CTGAGAAAGCCTACATTGACGCATTCAAGGAAGACAAGAAATTCTCCGTGTCCAGATGTTACCTG ACCACAGACAAAGAGGCTCCGGGTCTGATCCGCATGCAGACGCTGGCCTACCTCAGCGGCTTCCCGGGCTCCTTCAAGGAGACGGAGCAGCTGCGGGCCAAACTGCCCTCTTTTGTCACTGACAAGATAAAGCAG TTTGAGTTGTACTCTGAGGCCAGCATCGCTCTGCTCCACCTCAACGGCCCGCAGGACTTCAGAGACCTCATGCAGAAGTCCAAGAAGAACCTGACGCTGGACGGGAAGGAGCTGACCATCAGCCCCGCCTACCTCTTCTGGGACCTGACCGCCATCTCGCAG TCCAAGCAGGACGAGGACGTCTCGGCCAGCCGCTTCGAGGACAACGAGGAGCTGCGCTACTCTCTGCGGTCCGTGGAGAAACACGCCCCCTGGGTGCGACACGTCTTTGTGGTCACCAACGGGCAGATTCCCTCCTGGCTCAACCTGGATAACCCTCGTGTTTCGGTTGTCACGCATCAG GAGCTGTTCTTGAACCGCAGCCACCTCCCTACGTTCAGCTCGCCGGCCATCGAGAGCCACATCCACCGCATCCCGGGACTCTCGCAGAAGTTCATTTACCTCAACGACGACGTGATGTTCGGCAAAGACGTCTGGCCGGACGACTTCTACAGCCATTCAAAGGGACAGAAG GTGTATCTCACCTGGCCTGTTCCCAATTGTGCGGAAGGCTGTCCGGGATCCTGGATCAAAGATGGCTATTGTGACAAGGCGTGCAACAACTCGGCGTGTGACTGGGACGGAGGAGACTGCACAG GGGCCGCGGGCAGCAGCAGATTCCCGGGTGGGGTCGGCGCCGGCGGTCCCGGCGGAGCCGGCGGGCAGGTGTGGCAGTTTGCCGGCGGTCAAGGCGGCCTGGCCGGAGCCTCGTACTGTAACCAAGGTTGCGCCACCTCCTGGCTGGCAGACAAATTCTGTGACCAAGCCTGCAACGTGCTCTCTTGCGGCTTCGACGTGGGCGACTGCGGCACAG ACCACTTTGGAGAGCTGCACCGTGCCACCCTGCTGAGTAACCAGAGCGCGTACATGCTCCCCGTTGGAGAGATCAGACCTTATTTCAGCTTCGAACGGCTGGCTTACAG GGTGTCGGAGGCCCACGTGATCGACAACCCGGTGGTGCGTCACACCTCCGTGGCCAACAAGTGGAAGACCATCCACCTGCTGCTCCACGCCGGCCACAACGCCACCGTGGTCCAGTACAATGtcaccttccaaaaagaggACAACACGGCGTTTACCAAGCTCTTTAGCGTGGCCGTCGACACGCGTCAGCTTCCGCAGGTCAACGGGACGCAGACCGGCAGGGAAAGTTCCAGCCGGAAGCCTCCCGTGATGACGGAACAGCCCTTCCTTTTCTCGGATGTACCCGAGGACAAGAGGGGTCCCAAGATCCAGAGGAAGCAGCCAGATGAACTCGAGGCCATCGTAGAAGTTCCCGCGTTCAACGGGTCGCTCTTGCCGGCCCCTTTGCGGAGCGAGCTGCAGAAGCTGGATGAGAAGCTCCTCAAAGGAGACATCACCCTGAAGGGTTACAACCTCACCAAGGCTCGCCTGCTGGCCACCCACCGCGAAGAACGTGACAGAGAGGAACTTGACGTTCCTCCCGCGGTGGAGAGGCCCAAAACCTCCAAGCTGCTGAGGCACATTACCAAAGTGAAGAGCACCGAGCGGCAATTGGAGCCCCCCCACGTTGCTCCAGTGGGGAGGAGGCTCCAACACTACGTCCCCGCTGACAGAGGCTTCTTGCCGTGGGAGAAGAAGAAGTACTTCCAAGACCTGCTGGAG GAAGAAGAGCGTCTGCAGACGGCCCTGGCGTACGACATTGCCGGCGGCGGCGGACGCAAGCTGCAGGACACGTTTGCCGACTCGCTGCGCCACGTCAACAAGCTGCTCAACCGCCAGTTTGGCTTCGCGTCTCGCAAAGTCCCCGCGCACATGCCGCATATGATCGACAGGCTGGTCATGCAGGAGCTGCAGGACAC ATTCCCGGATGATTTTGACAAGACATCCGCCCACCGTGTGCGCCACTCGGACGATATGCAGTTTGCCTTCTCCTACTTCTACTTCCTGATGAGCACTCAGCAGCAGCTCAACGTCTCGGAGGTGTTCGACGAGGTCGATACCGACCGCTCTGGCGTTCTGTCCGATCGCGAGATTCGGACTCTCGCCACGAGGATCCACGAGCTGCCTCTCAGCCTCCAG GACCTGACAAGTTTGGAGCAGATGTTGATCAACTGCTCGAAGACACTCCCGAGGAACCTGAGCGAGCTCCACCTGGTGAACCCCACACAGGAGGCCTACTACGACCACAGCATG CCGCCGGTCACGAAAGGCCTCATCGTGTACTGCACGCCCATCACGGAGCGCATTCGCAAAGCCTCCGTGGACCAGAACAAGTACAA GTTTGAGATCAAGGGCGAGGAGGACATCGCGTTCAAGATGGTCCGCACCAACGTGTCGCACGTGGTGGGCCAATTGGACGACATCAGGAAGAATCCCAG GAAGTTCATCTGTCTGAACGACAACATCGACCACGCCCACAAGGACGCCGCCACCGTGAAGGCGGTGCTGAGAGACTTCTACGACTCCATGTTCCCGCTGCCGTCCCAGTTTGAGCTGCCCAGGGAATACCGCAACCGCTTCCTCCACATGGACGAGCTCCAGGAATG